A region of the Pseudarthrobacter sp. MM222 genome:
GAATGCTTTTGCAGGGAATTCTCATGCGACGCCCTTGCCCTTCGGTGTTTCGATGATCACTGTGGTGGCCTTGACGACGGCGGTCGCCACCGAGCCCAGCTCCAGGCCCAGGTCCCGCACGGCCTCGCTGCTCATCAGCGACACCACCCGGAAGGGACCGCACTGGAGCTCCACCTGCGCCATCACCTTGTCCGCTGTGATGGCGGTGACGAGCCCGACGAAGCGGTTCCGGGCGGAGCTGCCCACGCGGGCTGGATCATCCGGCAGCTGCGCCTGCTCCCGGGCAAGTTGTGCGAGCTCCAGGCCGTCCACGGCGAGCCGTCCGGCGTCGTCCCTGACAGGCGTCAGGCTTCCGTTCTCGGTCCAGCGCCGGACAGTGTCATCGCTGACGCCCAGGAAGCGGGCCGCTTCGGAAACGCGGATATTAGCCATGGCCTAAGAATAGACCGCATTTGCGGGTCGCTGCACCCACTTACCCGGCATATCCGGCTTTCGGCGCATCGTCCCGTTGGCGTGCACCATAGCCCTCACGCCGCTTCAGCCGTACCATTTTTGGGAGGGGTGGAGCCTCGGTCGCCTAGGAGCGGGCCATGAAGTGGATCAAACCTGACAGCCCGGACTATGACGAGTCCCGGACCCTGTTCAACGCCATGATCGACCGCCGCCCGGCGGTCATCGCCCAGTGCAGCAGCCCGGCCGAGGTGGCCGAGGCGCTGAAATATGCCCGTGCCAACAGCCTGGAAGTAGCCGTCCGGGCCGGCGGTCATTCCGTGGCCGGCATGTCGCTGAACGACGGCGGCCTGGTGGTGGATGTGCGGCCGATGAAGTCCGTCAGGGTGGATCCGGAGGCGCGCACCGCCACGGTGGGAACCGGCCTCACGTGCGGGGAGTTTGACCGCGCCACGCAGGAGCACGGCCTGGCCCTCACCGGCGGCCGGGTTTCGACCACAGGCCTCGCCGGTTTCACCCTCGGCGGCGGGTCCGGTTGGCTGGAGCGCGCCTTTGGTTTCGCCTGCGACGATCTGGTCTCCGTGGACCTGGTCACGGCTGCCGGGGAAGTGGTCACGGCCAGCGCCCGGGAGAACCCCGAGCTGTTCTGGGCCCTGCACGGGGGTGGCGGGAACTTCGGCGTCGCCACATCGTTCACCTTCGGTCTGCACCGGCTCGGACCGATGGTTCACGCGGGACTGCTCATGTGGCCCGGCGACGCGGCCACCGAAGTCAGCCGCGCCTACCGGGAACTTGCCCTCGCTGCTCCCAACGAGGAATCCGCCACCCTGATCTACGGGATCGCCCCCGCGGAATCCTTTGTGCCCCCGAACCTGGCGGGCAAGATGGCGGTGTTCCTGGTCTACGTGTACGCCGGAGACGCCGCGGAGGGTGCGGAACACGCTAAGGCCTACCGGGCGCTGGGCCCCGCCGTGGACCTGGTCGAGGACACGGCCTACGCAGACTTCCAGTGCTCCCTTGATGACCCGCCCGGAAAATACAACTACTGGAGCGCCGACTATCACGACGAACTGTCCGACGCCGCCCTGGACATCATCATCGACTCAGCCCGGAACCTGCCCGGGCCGAGTTCCCAGCAGCTCGTAGCCCATTGGGGCGGGGCGGTCGGAGGCCCGGCCGCGGCGGCTACGCCCTTGCTGAACCGTAGTGCCAGTTGGGTGAGCCACCCGTTCGGCTTGGGCGACACCCCGGAGGGCGGGCAGCAGGCGAAAGCCTGGGTCAAACGGTTCCGCGAGGATATTGCCCCCTATGCAACCGGCGGGGTCTGGCTGAACTTCATCGGCGACGAGGGGCAAGGCCGGATCCGCGCGGCCTACGGCGACGAAAACTACGAGCGGCTGGCGCGGGTGAAACGGGAATTCGATCCGGACAACACCTTCCGCGGCAACCAGAACATCCTGCCCGCCACCTGACGGATCCCCGCCTTGCCCGGGGAGGCAGTGCGGCGCTTGCCCGCGCCTGTGAGACGGTTGGTTGGTAAGCACAGACCACCAGCACGGGGAGACGCAACAACATGGGCAGTCCGGAAAAGACAACCCCTTGGACTGACGGCCTCGGCCGGGCCAGCACCAGGACCGCCCAGGTCCTCCTGCTTGTGGTGCTGGCGGTCGTAGTGGTTTACGCCCTGATCCAGGTGCGGCTGGTCGTAATTCCGGCCCTGCTGGCCCTGATCCTGGCCGCCGCAATCGCGCCGTTCGTGCACTGGCTTCGCCGCAAGGGATGGCCCAGCTCGATCGCGACGACCGCCTCCTTCCTCCTGCTCCTGCTGGCTTTCGGCGGCCTCATCACCGGCATCGTCTTCGCCGTCATGGGCCAGGCCGGCGAGCTGGCCAGCCGGGCCAGCGAGGGCTTCGACCGAGTCTACGGTTTTGTCCGGAACGGTCCCTTCCCGATCGATGACCAGCAGATCCAGCAGGCGCGCGACGCCGTCGTGGACTTCGCGACGAGCAGCACCGTGGGTGCGGGGGCGATTTCCGGCCTCAGTGCGGCGGGCAACTTCATCACCGGCGCCCTGCTCATGGCGGTGATCCTGTTCTTCTTCCTGAAGGACGGCGAGCGCATCTGGGCCTTCGTGTTGCGGGCGTTCAAGGGCCCGAACCTGGTCAAAGCGCGCCGCGTCGGCGAGCGAAGCCTCAACGTGCTCGGCGGCTACGTGCGGGGTACGGCGATCGTGGCGCTGGTGGACTCGTTCTTCATCGGCCTGGCACTCGTTCTGATGGGCGTCCCCCTTGCCCTGCCGCTGGCGGCAATCGTCTTCATCGGCGCATTCATTCCGCTGATCGGCGCCACCCTGGCGGGTGTCCTCGCCGCGCTCGTAGCCCTCGTGGCCAGCGGTCCGGCCAGCGCGCTGATCGTCATCATCGTGGTGATCGTCGTCAACCAGCTGGAGGGGAACTTCCTGCAGCCGGTGGTCATGGGCCAGGCGCTCAATGTGCACGCCCTGGTCATCCTGCTGGCTCTCACCGCCGGCACCATCCTGGCCGGCATCATCGGGGCGATCCTCTCCGTGCCCCTGGTGGCAGTCGCCTGGGCCGCGATCAAGGCCTGGAATTCCGATGACCCCATCACCCCCGCGTCAATTGCCGAGGCCGAGCACGAGACGCGCTTGAACGAAAAAGGCGGCGGCGTTCGCTCCAAGCCGCGGGCCGCGCGGACTTCCGAGGAGCAACTGGAGCAGGAGCACGCCGAGTCGACGGCCGGCGACGCCCGGCACGGCTGAACCGGCCGCGGATTAGACTTCAACCATGGCCGTCTACCTTGACCCGCCGCTCTGGCCTGCCCACGGCACCCATTTCTCGCACCTGATTTCGGACACCTCGCTCGAGGAACTGCACGCCTTCGCGGCGGCGGCGGGCATTCCGGAACGGGCGTTCGACGGCGACCACTACGACGTCGCCGAGGCCCGGTACGACGCCCTCGTGAGGGCCGGCGCGGTCCCGGTGGAGGCGCGGGTCCTGGTGCGCAAACTGATCGCCAGCGGGCTGCGGATTCCCGCCCGGCAGCGCAGCGGTTCACTGAAGCTCCCGCTGCTGACCCGCTGGAACGAGGTGCTCCCGGGCCACGACGCGCTCTTCCTGGACCTTCTGGACCGCTGGGGTGAGGAGCACCGACGCTATCACGGCCGCACGCACCTCCTCGCCGTCCTTGAAGCGCTTGACCTGCTGGCGGAGCCGGCCCGGCCGCCCCGCGCCGTCGTCCTGTCCGCCTGGTTCCACGACGCCATTTACCGCGGCATCGCCGGCCAGGATGAAGAGGAGTCAGCTCGCCTGGCGGAGGACCGGCTCCGCCACGCGGGGCTGTCCGCCGTCGAGGTGGACGAGGTTGCAAGGCTGGTGCGGCTGACGGCAGACCACCGCCCGGAGCCCGGCGACGACGCCGGAGCCCTGCTCAGCGACGCGGACCTGTCCGTGCTCGGCGGGGAACCGGCCGCCTACGCCCGTTACCTGGCGGCCGTCCGGCAGGATTTTGCCCACATCGGTGACGAGGACTTCGCGGCGGGTCGCGCCGCCGTCGTCCGCGGGCTGCTGCAGCTCGACCCGCTCTTCTCCACGAGCCGGGCCAGGGAGCTCTGGCTGGAGGCGGCCCACCGGAACTTGCGCGGCGAGCTCGCCCGAGCGGCAGGCCGCCCGTCACACCCTCGGGCGGAGGTGCTCGGCCAGGCGGTCGAATGATTCCCGCCAGCCGACGCCGTTGCCGTCCCGGTTGTCCAGGGTGTCGAACGGGCCCTGCGTGAACGTCATCCGGGTGCCGCCGTCGATCTCTTCCAGCTGGAAGGTGACCTCGGTTTCGAAGCCGCGGGTACCGTCCGGTTTGTCCCAGGCGTGGGTGAACATCAACAGGTTCGGCGGCTCGATGTCCGTGTGGACGCCGCTCCACCAGTGCTCCTGTCCAGTGTTGCTCTGGATCATGCAGGCGCGGTAGAAGCCGCCGATCTCCAGATCAGTGTCAATGCTCTCTCGCGGGGTGTGGAAGCCGCGCGGCCCCCACCAGGCCGGAGCCTGGTCCGGATCCGTCAAGGCCGACCACACTTTGTCGATCGGAACCTGGAATTCGCGGCTGATGACGAGCATGAGGTCATCCGTCATCACCCCCGGACGCTGTTCCTGGTGCGCAGGGCTGGCGGCATCAGAGCTGGCCTGTTCAGACATTGCGGTCTTCCTCCTTGTCGGCCTAGCGGTAGGCCTTGCTGTACGCGGTTACGAAGGGCCTGTCGCTCGGGACGATCTGTTTGCCCAGTGGCATCAGCGACACCGGGATGAGCTTGAGGTTGGCGATGGCCAACGGGATACCGATGATGGTGATGGCCATGGCGAAGGCCGTCACCACGTGCCCGATGGCGATCCAGATGCCCGCCACGAGGAGCCAGACCACGTTGCCGAGCAGCGAGAACACGCCCGTTCCGCCGGGCCGGTCCACCACCGTGCGGCCGAACGGCCAGAGCGCATACGAGGCGATCCGAAAGGAGGCAAGCCCCCAGGGAATGGTGATGATGAGCAGGCAGCAGACGATCCCGGCCACGAAATATCCGATCGCGAGCCAAAGCCCGCCAAAGAGCAGCCAGATGATGTTCAGCAGTGTCTTCATGGCTCCATTCTCTCCCGTCCGGAGCCAATCCGGCCTAGGGGTTGGCCCTGAACAATCCCTGAGTTGCTCCCCAAGACGCCGCCTGGGTCCGGCGAGCTTTGCGAACGCAGGGATCGGCACAATACTGGGATCATGCCTGCACTCCTGAAGCTTGCCCTGATCATCGCCCTCGTCCTGCTGGTGGTGGGATTTGTGGTGGAGGCAGTGCAGTTCCTGCTCTACATCGGCCTGCTGATCCTGGTAGGCGCCGGCGTCCTGTTCTTCCTGCGCCGTTCGCGCTCGTTGCGCTGACAGCGCTGCTGACGAAATTGGGGGCGAACCGATGAACGTGGGGGACATTCTCGGCCCCATCCTCGAGGTCATGACGTGGGTGGGGTTCGTCGTCGGCCTGCCGCTTCTTGCCTGGGGCTGGATCTCCCTGCGGCGCCGGTGCGAGTGGGCCGAGACCACCGGGAAGGTGATCAGTGCCGGCGGGTTCACCGGTTACCGCTGGACCGACCGCGACGACGCCGACCACCGGTCCCTGCTTCCCGCGACCGAGGCCCACGGGCTGGTGGTCGGGGCCGACGTCGTCCTCTTCTACGACGTGTGCCATCCGTCCCGCTGGGCGGTGGCGCCGCCCAAACGGGACCACGCGGCCTGGATCGTGGGCTCCATTTTCACTGCCGTAGGGGTCCTCGCCACGGTCGGTGGAGTGGTCCTGCTGCTGTTCTGAGCACGTTCCGGGATGCCGGTCAGGCCTGCTTCACCATGGCCGCCTCGACGTTGATTTTCACCTTGTCGCTGACCAGCAGGCCACCGGCCTCGAGCGCGGCATTCCAGGTCAGCCCGAATTCCTTGCGGCTGATCTCCGCCTCTGCACTGAAGCCCGCGCGGGTGGCGCCGAAAGGATCCACGGCAACGCCGGTGAATTCCACCTCGAGGTCTACGGGTTTGGTGATGCCGCGGATGGTCAGGTCGCCGGTCAGGACGTAGTCCTCGCCGTCGCCCCGGATGGACTTGGCCCGGAATTTCATCTCCGGATAGTTCTCGACGTCGAAGAAGTCCGGGCCGCGGACATGGCCGTCCCGGTTGGCGTCGCCGGAGTCAAAGCTTGCGGTCTTGACACTCGCGTGCAGGCTGGAGTCCGCCAGGGAATCCCCCACGCGGGCCTCGGCGGAGGCCTCGTTGAAGCGGCCACGGACCTTGCTTATGCCTGCATGGCGGACGCTGAATCCGATTTCGCTGTGCGAGGTGTCCAGCGTCCAGACGCCGGGGGTCAAACCTTCGGGCAGAGTCACAACGGTCTCCTTCGAGAGGGTGGCGGATGAGACCCGCCGGTCATCGGGGTGCTCCCCTAATGAGCATGCTAACGACGTGGCCGATCCCCGGCTAGCACCTTCCGGAGGAACGCCAGAGGTACCTGTCCCGTGCTTCTCGGAACCACGTGACGTGCCATCTGGTTTGGAACCCGGCGCAACGTTAGTCTGGCCTGAAAAATCACCTGGTATTACTAGAAGCCGATTCATCAAATTCTGCGAGGCATCATGGGCCTCGACGTCGGGCGGGGGGGCGACGGCATGGCTGGTGACGGCTATTCCGGCGACGGCTACGCGGGCACCCAGATGCTGATCCAGTCCAGGATGAGGTGGCCCTGCGTTGTGGGGGCCGGACAGTTCGGCAGGCAGGACTCGGTCTGCAGGATCAGGTGCATAGGGTTGGACGGCACGCCGGTGGTGCTGACACCAATGGACACGCCGTCGACGAAGAACTCGACCTGGCCGGGACTCCATTCCGTCGTGGCCACGTGCCAATCCTTGGAGAACTTATCCGTGAAGAATTGTTCAAAACGTTTCGGGTCCAAAGACATGAAATGAGCCGCCGCGGTGAGGGTGGCGCCGAGATCCCCCTCGGGAAAGTCGATCTCACCGTCCCGTGGCCAGATGCCGCTGTCCGGCCACAGGAGCCACGCCGTCTTGAATCCCGGCATCGAGTCAGCCCGGTAGCGGACCGAGTATCGCCCGTAGAGGAGGCTGTTATCACGCGGCGGGTTCTTGGCGGCGTTGGGAATCCTGGGTGCCGGCGCCGCCCCCATGGAGATGCCGTTTTCCGAGTGCAGGAACCAGTCCAGCATTCCGTTTTGTACGCTGAGCACTTTGGTCGGATAGTAGCCAGACTTGCCACCGCTAACCTGGCCTGCCGTATCCGGCGTCCCGTCCTTGTAGCCCGCACTCCACCGCTCCCGGTACAAGGGGCCCGGGAAGGCGCCAAGCGGGACGTCGCCGGCGGTGAAATCCTCCATGAAGACGTGTTTCCACCCGGGCAGATCACCCACCGGGTTCACATCAGTGGTTCGGGTCGGATTGGGAGACGGAACACGCGACCGGGGGGCCGCCGGGGTCAGGGGCGGGAGGGTGGCCGCAGTTGTACCGGGAGGTGAGGCGGACGCAACGCCGAACGGCCGCTCCGCCCGGGGAGTCGGATTGGTTCCGCAACCCAGGAGAACCAGGACCACGGCAGGGACAAGCATGAACCGTGGGTTATAGAGGCGAGTTCGTTCAGCGCCCCCTTGAGGGGATGTCCGCATTCGGTCAGTGTCGCACGTACCGAGCCGGGCAATCAACAGATTTTGCCGGGCCCCGCTCGCCCCCAGGAGCAGGGCGGAATTCCGCGGATTTCGGAAACTCAAAGCTTCAAGTTAACCCAAGGTTTACGAAAGGTCCCGGGACCAGTATTTATTAGGGGAAAATATACCTAAATGCCCACAATCAAGCAGCCTAACTGGCTGTGCTTACCGGTTCGCGCTCGGGGCAAGCTGTGGTTGGGGCAGCAGACTACGTCATTGAGTGGTGAGGCTGATGTCCATCCCAAATCTCAAACCAAATTTGCGCCCCCAAACGACTCCTTCGCAGTCTGGCCCGTCAGTGAGCGTGGTCATCCCCACCCTCAACGAAGCCATGAACCTGCCGTGGGTGCTCCGCCGGATGCCAGCATATGTGGACGAAGTTGTAATCGTCGACGGCCGTTCCCTGGACAGCACGGTCGACGTCGCCCGGGCCTTGCGCCTGGACGTCGTCGTTGTTGCAGAGCCGCGTCCCGGCAAAGGTAACGCCGTGCGGGCCGGTTTTGCAGCCGCCTCCGGCGACATCATCGTCATGCTCGACGGCGACGGCAGCATGGACCCGCAGGAAATCGGCTGGCTCGTCACCCCGCTCCAGCACGAATACGATTTTGTGAAGGGCTCGCGCTACGTCACCGGCGGCGGTTCGGATGACCTGACCAGGCTGCGGAACACCGGAAACCGGATGCTGACATGGCTGGCCAACGCTGTCCTAAGCAGCGACTATTCCGACCTTTGCTACGGATACATCGCGCTGCGGCGCGAATGCGTGGAGATCCTGGAGTTGCAGTCCGACGGCTTTGAAATCGAGACGGAGCTGATTGTCCGGGCCTCGAGGGCGGGCCTACGGATAGCCGAAGTCCCGAGCCATGAGCTGTGCCGCATTTCCGGGAAGTCCAACCTCCACACGTTCCGGGATGGTTGGCGGGTGCTTCGGACCCTCGCCAGGGAGCGTATCGCGTGGGAGGCCCCCACCGCCGGCGCCCGACCCGAAGCCCTGCGACGGGTCAAATACAAGTATCCGAGCGTCATGTTTCCGCACATTCCCACGGATCCCCAGAGCGTTCTGGGATTGCGTCCGGGAGCCTGAGATGTCCCCCACCGCAGGATTCCCGACCATTTCCGTTGTTATCTGCTCCTACACAGAGGAGCGTTGGGACAGGCTGATGGGCGCTCTGGACTCGGTCCGGGCCCAGACGCATCCCCCGCAGCAGACGATCGTCGTCGTCGACTACAACATGGATCTTTACAAGCGCCTTATCTTCACGGTCCCCGACGTGGTGATCGTTGAAAACAGCGGGCCCAAGGGTCTCTCGGGCGCCCGCAACACCGGGGCCGGGGTCGCGAAGGCGAAGGTGGTGGCCTTCCTCGACGATGACGCCGAGGCCGCACCGGACTGGCTCGAACGCCTCGCCGCGATGTACGACGATCCTGACGTCCTCGCGGTCGGAGGACGCGTCGAGCCGCGCTGGGAGGCCAGCCGGCCAAGGTACTTCGCCGAGGAGGTGGATTGGATCGTCGGCTGCACTTACCGGGGCATGCCGAAGGTCGCCGCAGAGGTCCGCAACGTGATCGGCGCGAACATGTCTTTCCGCGCCGAAGTCCTGGACCGGGTCGGCGGGTTCAACCCGTCGCTGGGCCGCCAGGACGGACTTCCGCTCGGCTGCGAGGAGACGGAACTCTGCATCCGGGCCGTGATGGGCGCCCCCGGGTCCCGGGTCGTCTACGAACCTGCAGCCCTGGTGCACCACCACGTTCCCGCCGAGCGCGGCACCTGGCGCTACATGCTGGCACGCTCCTGGTCTGAGGGCCTGTCGAAGGCCCAGGTCAGCCGGATCGTGGGCCACAAGCGTGCGCTGGGCCCGGAGCGGCGCTACGTCCGGCAGGTGCTGCCGCGGGCAGTCTTTGCCGGGATCCGCGGCTGGATCCGGGGTAATGACCCCGCAGGCCTGAGCCGTGCGGGCGCGATCCTCACCGTGCTTGCAGCCACCGCAACCGGCTATCTACGTGGCCGCCGGCTGCCTGCCGGTTCCCTGCAAGCGGAAACAGCGGTGCTGCCGCAGGACGAACTGTGGAGGGAAGTCCAATGAAGCTGAGGCACGAGCCCCGGGCTCCGAAGATTGCCGCTCCGGCAGTCATGACGTCAGGAAGTTTCCGCCATGAGTCAGTCTGAACGTGACGTCGTCCAGTCCGGCGCCGCCAGCGGTGCCGGCTTCGACATTCATGGTGTGGTCGGAATTGATGTCGCACCGGGTACGCCCGGTGAGTCGCAATTGCGGGACATGCTTGCCCCCTTTCTCGGGAAATCCGTGGCCTCCCGGTGGATCTCCGTCAGCGAAGAGATATTGCCGGTTTCCGGTCAGTCCCATGCGGAAGACGCCTATCGATTCACTGAGAATTCGCTCTATCTCCCCGCGGACCGCGTCCAGATCATTGAAACGGCGGAGGGATACCAGATTCGGGGCAGCGGTGAACTGCTGACCGCCGTGATCCCGTTGCTGGACAGGCTCTGCGTCCAGGAAGAGACTGCGATGATTCACGCCGCAGTCGTCGATTTCCGTGGTTCCGGCGTTTTGCTCCCGGCTTGGGGGGAGTAGGCAAGACCAGTACCGTGGCAAAACTCGTTGCCATGCCGGAAGTGCGCTTCATGGCGGACGACTGGGCTTTCCTCGGAGGCGGCGGCATGCTCATGGGTTACGCCAAGCCGATGTTCATCAAACCCCATCACCGGGCCATCTATCCTCAGCTGTTCCAGGGAACCCGTAAGCCTCTTGCCCCCGGGTGGCTCACGACTCCGGTGGCCCACCTCGCCACCGCTGTCCACCCGGTGATTGTGCGTTACCCGAAGACGGCCGCCTTCACCAGACGCTGGTCTCCGGAGCACCGGATGGTGCACCCGGAACAGGTCTTCGGCGCACACCGGATTTCATCGGCGGCACCGGCCCAGCTCGCCATCTTCCTGGAGCGCTACGACGGCGCCAAAGCACGCCTAGAACCCCGCAGTCCAGACTGGATGACGTCCCGGATTGTCGGCAACTTCCATTCCGAGCTCCCCATGGTCTCCCGCCGTCTCGTCGAAGCGCTGGGTGCGTCCGGTCTGGTTCCGCTAGCGGAACACTTCGGCGAAAAGGCCGCCGTCGTGCGGCGGGCCCTCGAAGACGTGCCGTGCTCGCTGCTCCGTCTCCCTGTCTCCTGGTCCGCGGACCAGGCTTCAGACTTTGTCGCGAACCTGGTGCGCTCGAAGCTCGACGGGTGAGGTGAGCGGACGTGCCCCAACTCGAGGTGTCGGTGATTGTTCCGGCCCGAAACGCCGCAGCCTGGCTGCGCGAGTGCCTGGAGTCCATCACCGGACAGGGTCCCCGCGAGGTGATCGTGGTCGATGGCTGTTCAACCGACGACACTGTCGCCATTGCTCGTTCCTTCGGCGCGCACATTATCTCCGACGAAGGCCGGGGACTGCCTGCAGCCCGCATGCTCGGAGTCCAGAGCGCCCAGTGCGACGTCGTCTCCCTGATCGACGCCGACGTCGTCCTGCCGCCCGGCAGCCTGGAGAAGCTCCTGGGCGAATTCGAGACGGGCGGCTTCGACGGGCTGCAGTTCGGGTTGGCCAGCGAGGCGGACGGGCCCGGCTACTGGGGATCGGCCCTGGCCTGGCACCACAACCACAGCCGGGTGCGTTCCTGGTTCGGCGTCTGCGCCACGCTCATCCGCCGCGACCTGTTGCTGTCCGTCGGCTTCGATGACTCCTTCGTTTCCGGCGAAGACGTTGAGCTGCGGATCCGCCTGGAGAAGGCCGGCTACCGGCTTGGCGTGTCCCCCACCACCGTGGTGCGGCACCGGTTTGCCGACAGCTTTGCCGGCGCACGCGACCAATGGGAGCAGGACGGCGCCGGAATGGCTCGGACGATCCGCAAACATCCCGCGCGGGCCGGGTGGATGGTCGTGCTGCCCCTGCTGGCCACCGTCCGCGGCGTTGCGATGTCACTATTCCGGGCACCCCGCTTCCTGGCTTACTGGCCCGGATTCCTCCTCTTCAACTACCGCTCCATGATCGGCGAGATCCTTCGCCCCGCAGGCCAACCGCTCTCCCTGGGCGAAAACGCTGCGTGGCTGGCTGCGGCAAGGGTGGCCCCGATGGTCACCGGTTTCCTCTTCTGGGCGCTGGTGGCCCTGGTACTGCCCCCCACCCAAACCGGTTTGGGGTCCGTGGTGATATCGGCCGCGCTCCTCACGGTTCAATTGGGCATGTTCGGCGTGGGACCCGCCACGCTGACGCTTTTGCCCGGGGAAGCCGACGGCGGCCGCCGCCTCATCGCTACCAGCCTGCTCACCGTGGGGACCTTTTCACTCGCCGTAGCCGTCGGGCTCGCCGCGATCACTAACTCCTTCCAGTCGGGCGTCGGGGAGGCATGGAACAATCCCCTGGTCACGGTGCTGTTCCTCATCACTGCCGTCTTCGCCGCCGTCGCCTATCAGCTGGACCACGTCGGGTTGGCCCAGGAACGGGCGGACCGCGCCCTCATCCGCAGCATCATCCAGAGCATCGTCCAGCTCGCCGTCGTTGCCCTCGCTTTCCTCCTGGGAATCCACGAATTGTCCGTCGTGGTGGCCGCGGTCGCTGCCGGCGCCATTGCCAGCGTGCTGGTGGGGCTGCGGCAGCTCCGCCGCGCCCGGGTCTCCCCGGATTGGCGGCATGGACTGCGGCCGGGGCACGCCCTGAAGCTCTTGAAGCCCGGACTGCCTAACCACGCCCTGATGCTCGCTGACCGCGCTCCCGGCTACCTGCTCCCCCTCATCGTCGCCGCGACTCTCGGCCCCGCAGCGACAGCCGCCTGGTACATCGTCTGGATGATGGCCTCGGCTGTGTTCTTCGTGCCCCAGTCCGCCGGGTTC
Encoded here:
- a CDS encoding TOBE domain-containing protein, encoding MANIRVSEAARFLGVSDDTVRRWTENGSLTPVRDDAGRLAVDGLELAQLAREQAQLPDDPARVGSSARNRFVGLVTAITADKVMAQVELQCGPFRVVSLMSSEAVRDLGLELGSVATAVVKATTVIIETPKGKGVA
- a CDS encoding FAD-binding oxidoreductase; the protein is MKWIKPDSPDYDESRTLFNAMIDRRPAVIAQCSSPAEVAEALKYARANSLEVAVRAGGHSVAGMSLNDGGLVVDVRPMKSVRVDPEARTATVGTGLTCGEFDRATQEHGLALTGGRVSTTGLAGFTLGGGSGWLERAFGFACDDLVSVDLVTAAGEVVTASARENPELFWALHGGGGNFGVATSFTFGLHRLGPMVHAGLLMWPGDAATEVSRAYRELALAAPNEESATLIYGIAPAESFVPPNLAGKMAVFLVYVYAGDAAEGAEHAKAYRALGPAVDLVEDTAYADFQCSLDDPPGKYNYWSADYHDELSDAALDIIIDSARNLPGPSSQQLVAHWGGAVGGPAAAATPLLNRSASWVSHPFGLGDTPEGGQQAKAWVKRFREDIAPYATGGVWLNFIGDEGQGRIRAAYGDENYERLARVKREFDPDNTFRGNQNILPAT
- a CDS encoding AI-2E family transporter; translated protein: MGSPEKTTPWTDGLGRASTRTAQVLLLVVLAVVVVYALIQVRLVVIPALLALILAAAIAPFVHWLRRKGWPSSIATTASFLLLLLAFGGLITGIVFAVMGQAGELASRASEGFDRVYGFVRNGPFPIDDQQIQQARDAVVDFATSSTVGAGAISGLSAAGNFITGALLMAVILFFFLKDGERIWAFVLRAFKGPNLVKARRVGERSLNVLGGYVRGTAIVALVDSFFIGLALVLMGVPLALPLAAIVFIGAFIPLIGATLAGVLAALVALVASGPASALIVIIVVIVVNQLEGNFLQPVVMGQALNVHALVILLALTAGTILAGIIGAILSVPLVAVAWAAIKAWNSDDPITPASIAEAEHETRLNEKGGGVRSKPRAARTSEEQLEQEHAESTAGDARHG
- a CDS encoding DUF4031 domain-containing protein, whose protein sequence is MAVYLDPPLWPAHGTHFSHLISDTSLEELHAFAAAAGIPERAFDGDHYDVAEARYDALVRAGAVPVEARVLVRKLIASGLRIPARQRSGSLKLPLLTRWNEVLPGHDALFLDLLDRWGEEHRRYHGRTHLLAVLEALDLLAEPARPPRAVVLSAWFHDAIYRGIAGQDEEESARLAEDRLRHAGLSAVEVDEVARLVRLTADHRPEPGDDAGALLSDADLSVLGGEPAAYARYLAAVRQDFAHIGDEDFAAGRAAVVRGLLQLDPLFSTSRARELWLEAAHRNLRGELARAAGRPSHPRAEVLGQAVE
- a CDS encoding SRPBCC family protein → MSEQASSDAASPAHQEQRPGVMTDDLMLVISREFQVPIDKVWSALTDPDQAPAWWGPRGFHTPRESIDTDLEIGGFYRACMIQSNTGQEHWWSGVHTDIEPPNLLMFTHAWDKPDGTRGFETEVTFQLEEIDGGTRMTFTQGPFDTLDNRDGNGVGWRESFDRLAEHLRPRV
- a CDS encoding YccF domain-containing protein; this translates as MKTLLNIIWLLFGGLWLAIGYFVAGIVCCLLIITIPWGLASFRIASYALWPFGRTVVDRPGGTGVFSLLGNVVWLLVAGIWIAIGHVVTAFAMAITIIGIPLAIANLKLIPVSLMPLGKQIVPSDRPFVTAYSKAYR
- a CDS encoding LPXTG cell wall anchor domain-containing protein, whose amino-acid sequence is MPALLKLALIIALVLLVVGFVVEAVQFLLYIGLLILVGAGVLFFLRRSRSLR
- a CDS encoding YceI family protein, with the protein product MTLPEGLTPGVWTLDTSHSEIGFSVRHAGISKVRGRFNEASAEARVGDSLADSSLHASVKTASFDSGDANRDGHVRGPDFFDVENYPEMKFRAKSIRGDGEDYVLTGDLTIRGITKPVDLEVEFTGVAVDPFGATRAGFSAEAEISRKEFGLTWNAALEAGGLLVSDKVKINVEAAMVKQA
- a CDS encoding glycoside hydrolase family 16 protein, which translates into the protein MEDFTAGDVPLGAFPGPLYRERWSAGYKDGTPDTAGQVSGGKSGYYPTKVLSVQNGMLDWFLHSENGISMGAAPAPRIPNAAKNPPRDNSLLYGRYSVRYRADSMPGFKTAWLLWPDSGIWPRDGEIDFPEGDLGATLTAAAHFMSLDPKRFEQFFTDKFSKDWHVATTEWSPGQVEFFVDGVSIGVSTTGVPSNPMHLILQTESCLPNCPAPTTQGHLILDWISIWVPA
- a CDS encoding glycosyltransferase family 2 protein — its product is MSVVIPTLNEAMNLPWVLRRMPAYVDEVVIVDGRSLDSTVDVARALRLDVVVVAEPRPGKGNAVRAGFAAASGDIIVMLDGDGSMDPQEIGWLVTPLQHEYDFVKGSRYVTGGGSDDLTRLRNTGNRMLTWLANAVLSSDYSDLCYGYIALRRECVEILELQSDGFEIETELIVRASRAGLRIAEVPSHELCRISGKSNLHTFRDGWRVLRTLARERIAWEAPTAGARPEALRRVKYKYPSVMFPHIPTDPQSVLGLRPGA
- a CDS encoding glycosyltransferase family 2 protein, with the translated sequence MSPTAGFPTISVVICSYTEERWDRLMGALDSVRAQTHPPQQTIVVVDYNMDLYKRLIFTVPDVVIVENSGPKGLSGARNTGAGVAKAKVVAFLDDDAEAAPDWLERLAAMYDDPDVLAVGGRVEPRWEASRPRYFAEEVDWIVGCTYRGMPKVAAEVRNVIGANMSFRAEVLDRVGGFNPSLGRQDGLPLGCEETELCIRAVMGAPGSRVVYEPAALVHHHVPAERGTWRYMLARSWSEGLSKAQVSRIVGHKRALGPERRYVRQVLPRAVFAGIRGWIRGNDPAGLSRAGAILTVLAATATGYLRGRRLPAGSLQAETAVLPQDELWREVQ